A single region of the candidate division WOR-3 bacterium genome encodes:
- a CDS encoding NAD(P)/FAD-dependent oxidoreductase, producing the protein MKIKSDILVVGCGPAGATAARFLAHEGFKVVIAERNREIAKDIRCAEGLDLPTIRDVVGDIPENLISCKIDKIIIDYKGERVRLKAPGHGVILNRALFDQHIAFLAAREGAEIILGFSVNELESRDGLWTARGTKDGSTIEVEAKIVIGADGPESVVGKMAGIDTSIAPKDIYSCCEVRADVSGREEDETLLLALDEDLFTGGYAWSFPKENHAANIGLGIRGDAGGKRAFERLGEWLNRDFQGVGIVSELAGVVPVKKMERISAKGVFLVGDAARLADPLSGGGIGPALTSAKLASEIATKLLKKDKLEDSGIYDKAWWHGEGRQFEQRLFLRNIYVANDKKLLPPVFEWAKKNLDGKNIEEFSADEMLLGLIKSVPVLFKMSSSIVPTLMKMVFK; encoded by the coding sequence GGTGCAACTGCGGCGAGATTTTTGGCTCACGAGGGTTTTAAGGTCGTCATCGCGGAAAGAAACCGCGAAATTGCAAAAGACATAAGGTGTGCCGAAGGCTTAGACCTGCCGACCATAAGGGATGTCGTCGGCGACATACCAGAAAACCTGATATCCTGTAAAATTGACAAAATAATTATAGACTACAAGGGCGAAAGGGTGAGGCTCAAAGCTCCGGGGCACGGCGTCATTCTCAACAGGGCTCTTTTCGACCAGCACATCGCTTTTTTGGCCGCCAGAGAGGGAGCCGAAATAATTTTGGGCTTTTCTGTAAATGAATTGGAATCAAGGGACGGTCTTTGGACGGCAAGAGGAACCAAAGACGGATCCACCATAGAGGTCGAGGCGAAAATTGTAATCGGAGCCGACGGACCGGAATCTGTTGTTGGCAAGATGGCCGGCATAGACACGAGCATTGCACCCAAGGACATTTATTCCTGTTGTGAGGTCAGAGCCGACGTCTCAGGCAGGGAGGAGGATGAAACCCTTCTTTTAGCCCTCGACGAAGATCTTTTCACGGGAGGATACGCCTGGAGTTTTCCCAAGGAAAATCACGCAGCGAACATAGGCCTCGGCATAAGAGGCGACGCAGGAGGCAAGAGAGCGTTCGAGAGACTCGGCGAATGGCTGAACAGGGACTTTCAGGGCGTCGGAATTGTATCGGAACTGGCCGGAGTTGTGCCCGTGAAAAAAATGGAGAGAATTTCAGCCAAAGGTGTCTTTCTCGTCGGAGACGCGGCGAGGCTGGCCGATCCTTTGAGCGGAGGCGGAATAGGCCCCGCTCTGACATCAGCAAAGCTGGCGTCCGAAATAGCGACGAAACTTTTGAAAAAAGACAAATTGGAGGATTCCGGCATATACGACAAGGCGTGGTGGCACGGAGAGGGAAGACAGTTCGAACAGAGACTTTTTCTCAGAAATATTTATGTAGCCAACGACAAAAAACTTCTACCGCCCGTTTTCGAATGGGCTAAAAAGAATCTCGACGGAAAGAATATTGAAGAGTTTTCGGCGGACGAAATGCTTCTGGGACTGATTAAATCGGTTCCGG